GTCGACCATCGAGGCCTCGTCGATCACGAGTACGTCCACAGGCAGCGGATTCGCGGCGTCATGCCGGAAGCGCCGGCTGCCGGGTCGCGTGCCGAGCACACGATGCAGCGTGGTCACGACAGTCGGAATCGCATTGCGCAGCGCCACAGCGTCCACGTGTGCCTGCAGCGCGTCGAACGGCAGCCGCTCCACCGCGCCCGCAATCGATTCGTTCAAACGCGCCGCGGCCTTGCCGGTGGGCGCGGCGAGCCGAATGCGCAACGGCCGCGCGGCAGGCGTTCCTTGTCCGCCACGGCCCAGTGCGAGTGTTTGCAGGAGTGCCAATAATCTCACGACCGTGGTCGTTTTGCCCGTGCCCGGGCCGCCCGTGACGATGCTGAACGCGCTGCGCGCGGCGAGCGCACAGGCGAGCTTTTGCCAGTCGGCGGCGCGCGGTGCTTGAGCGGCTCGTGTCTCGGCGGTGCGCGGCACGAACAGCGCATCGAGCGCCGCGCGCGCGATATCGAGCGGCAGCGCGGCTTCGAGTTGTGCGGCACGGGTGAACCGGCGCTCGATCCCCTCGCGCACGTCCTGCTCGTATTGCCAGTAGCGCCGCAAATAAAGCCGCGTGCCCACGAGCACGAGCGGCGCGTTGCCTTCTGCAGCGTCGGTGACCGCTGTCTCTTCGCTCACCAGATCGGGAGCCGCGAGCGCCGCGCGCCATTGCGCGAGCGTGACGCCCGCGAGCACTTCGGCAGGCGGCTGCGCCGGCACCGCGGCCAGCACCTGCGGCCCATCGGGCGGCAGGGAAAGCGCGAACGCCGGATCTTCCAGCGTGGCCTTCAGGTCGAGACAGACATGACCGCGCCCGAGCTGATGGCTCGCAAGCGCGGCCGCGAGCAGCAACAGCGGCGCACTGTGCGGCGCTTCGGTCCACAGAAAGCGCGCGAATGCGGCGTCGAGCGTACGCAGCCAACCGCGCTCCACCCAGTTGTCGAGCACGCCGAGCATTTGCAGGGCCGTTTCGTGCGCGGCGCCGGGCTCCGTCTTCGACTCGACGTCCGGCATGTCCAGATTCCCGAACAGATCGCCGGTGAGGTCGTCCTGCCCTTTCGTGCGGCGCCTCGTCATGCCACATCCTCCAGCGTGTCCAGCGTGTTGCGACGCGCGAAGAGCGCATCGAGTCGTTCGATCAGCTCACGCGGCGGCCGCTCGCAATGCAGCCCCTGCCCCGGTGCGCGTCCGCCGCGCAGAAACAGGTACACGGCCCCGCCCACGTGGCGGTCGTAGTCGTAATCGGGCAACCGCGCCTTGAGCAGTCGGTGCAACGCGAACATATAGAGCACGTATTGCAGCTCGTAACGCGAATGGAGGATCTGCGCGCGCATTTTCGCGGGCGTGTATGAGGCATCGTCTGGACCGAGCCAGTTCGACTTGTAGTCGGCTACGTAGTAGCGGCCTTCGTGTTCGAACACAAGATCCATGAAGCCCTTGAGCATGCCGTTGAGCGTGGCGGCGTCGAGCGCGGGGCGCGCCTCGCCACCCAGCGTGAATTCGGTGACGAGCGCATCGATTGCAAGCGTATCGACGGCATGGGCCGTGACCCAGAACTCCAGTTCGGCCATATACGCACCGGGTTCGAACTCCGCGAACGCCACGGGCTCCACACTTTCGCCTTCGATATCCGGCAGGCGCAGCGGCGTGCGCACGAGTTCGAGCATCCACGCCGTGAGCGTGTCGATCCAGTGCGACCAGCCGCGCATGCTGCAACGGCGCGCAACCATGTCGCGCACGCGCGCTTCGTCTTGCGCGATTTCGGCGAAGCCTTCGTTGGCCGCCCATTCCATCAGTTCGTGCAGAAAGGTGCCCGCGTCCGCGCCGCGCTCGAAGCCGTGCATCGGCGCATGCGCGGGTGCGACGGGCGCTTGCCCGGCGCTTGCGAACGCTTCGTCGTCCTCGGGCGGCATGCTCGCGTCGAGCAGTTCGAGGAACACGTCCTCACTGCGCGTGTCGGGCGCGCCGCGCGCATCGTCCGCTTCGACGGGAACGCCCGAACCGATCGACGTTTCGAGCGTCTTCAGGCTCGAATAGCTCGCGATCCACCAGCGTTCGCGCTCGCGATGGGCAAGCGTGCGCGCCTCACCACGCACGGCGCCGGTGTCGCGCAGCGCGAGCACGTCGCGACGCGCTTCGGGCGCGAGCGACACGGCGATGTCCGTGCAGGGTCCGCGCAACGCGTCGAGAAATACTTCGGTTTCCTCAGCAGGGACGGCCGCGCCGCCACCCAGAAGATAACCGAATGCACTCGCCTCGACGCCCGGCACCGGTCCATAGCCGACCCACGTCGCGTAACGCGCGCGCGTCAGCGCCACGTAGAGCTTGCGCAGATCTTCGCCAAGGCGTTCGCGATCGGCCTGACGCAGCACGCGCGCGTCGGCCTCGAGCGTGACGCGCAATTCGCCTTCTTCGTCGTGCCATTTGAAGGGCACGTCGTCGGGCTTCACGGCGCGGTGCGCGCACGCGAACGGCAAAAACACGAGCGGATACTCGAGGCCCTTCGACTTGTGAATCGTGACCACCTGCACGAGCCCCGCGTCGCTTTCCAGACGCAACTGGCGCGCGTCGCCCCCGCCGCCCGCGCTTTCATCTTCGCGCTGCTCGTCGAGGTAGCGGATCAACGCGTGCTCGCCGTCAAGTTGCGTGCTCGCCTGCTGCAGCAGTTCGGCGAGATGCAGCAGGTTCGTGAGCGCGCGCTCGCCGTTCAGCCCCGCGCCAGCCGCCTCGCCAAGCAAGCGCTGCGGCACATGAAAATCGTTGAAAAGGCGGCGCAGCATCGGCAGAACACCCTTCCTGCGCCAGCATTCGCGGTACTCGCGGAACTGCAGCACGCGCGACTCCCACGCGATCTCGTCGTGCCCGAGCCGGTCGAGTTCGGCCCATTCGAGCCCGAGCGTGGGCGTAGCGAGCGCCGTGCGCACGAGGCGGCCGTCGTCGGGGTCGGCGCAGGCCGCCAGCCAGTAGCGCAGTTCTTCGGCCTGCGGCGTCTGGTAGACCGAATCGCGATCCGAGAGATAGACGCTGCGCACGCCGCGCGCAGCCAGCGCTTCGCGTATCGCCTGCGCCTCGCTGCGGTTGTTGACGAGCACGGCCATGTCGGCGGGCTGCAACGGCCGCATGCCGTGCTCGCCCGAGAAACCTGCTGCAAGCTCCTGGCCGAGATTGAGCAGGCGCACCATTTCGGTCGCGCAGCTCCCCGCCATCCCAGCGAGATACGCGCCCTTGCTGAGCGGCTTGCCATCTGCGGCAGGCGGCATCCAGAAGACGTTGAGCGCGGGCAGCGCCGCGCCGGCGGCAACCAGCTTCTCGGGCCGTCCATGTGCATCGGCAGCGACGAACGGCAACGCGTTCTCGCGTCCATCAGGGCTGCGAAACAAAAACGCACCGCTGCCCTCGGGCCGGGTTTCAGCCGCCTCGAAACAGCGGTTCACTGCCTCGACCATCGCGCGCGTGGAGCGGAAATTCTTCTTGAGCGTATAGAGCCGCCCTTCGCAAGCACGGCGCGCGCGCAGGTAGGTGTAGATGTCCGCGCCGCGAAACGCATAGATCGCCTGCTTCGGGTCGCCGATCAGGACGATTGCCGTCCCGGTGTCGTGCTCGGCGATACGGTAGACCGCATCGAAAATCTGGTACTGAACCGGGTCCGTGTCCTGAAACTCATCGATCAGCGCGACCGGGTACTGCTTGCGGATGATTTCCGCCAGACGCGCGCCGTTATCGCGCTGCAGTGCCGCACGCAGCCGCGTGAGCAGATCGTCGAAGCCCATTTGCGAGCGGCGCGCTTCTTCTTCCTCGAAGCGGCGCGCCACCCAGCGCGCCGCGTGGCACAGCAAGTCCTGCTTCGCTTCGGGCGACGCAGCCAGCGATTCGCGCAACGTTTCCATCGCCACAAAGGCGGCATGTTCCGGCGGTTCTCCCTTCACCCAGATTTCGGCGAGGCCGGCGGGCGTGAGGCGCGTCCACACGGCCGCCTTGTCTTCGAAGCCCGGATGCGCGGATTCGGGATCGTTGGCCCAGTTACGCAGCTTGCCGATCCACATTTCGCTGTGCTTCACATTCAGCTTTCTGGCGTCGAACTGTTTAGCCGCGCGCGCCGCGTTCAGCAGCGCCTCGACCTCGTCGATCCAGACGCGCCAGGGCGTCTTCAGCGTTTCGAGTTCGTCGCGTGCGCGCTTGCGGGCGTCTGCGAGCGCAGCGTCCGGGTCGCATGTATCCGGCAAAAGATCAGCGTGGGCGAGCAGCCCGCGTATCGCGTCGTGCAATTCGTCCGGACTCGCGAACCACGCTCTCACTTCGGCGGCGCTTCTCGCGTCGAGGGGCGCCATGAAGGTACGCCAGTAGTCGCGCACGACTTCGGCGCGCAATTCCGTCTGGTCGGTTTCGAGCGTCTGCGAAAAGAGGCTGTCGCTGTCGAACGCGTGCTCGCTCAGCATGCGGTTGCACCAGCCGTGGATCGTCGAGACGGCCGCCTCGTCCATCCATTCGGCCGCGAGTTGCAGGCGTCGCGCGCAGGCAGGCCACTGCTCCGGCGAGTAGTCCTCGCGCAAGTCGTGCAACAGGTCGACGCCGGGCTCGCGCTCGGGCACGTCTTCCGGCTCGACGCGAAAGCATTCGGCCGCTTCGATGAGGCGCGCGCGTATGCGCTCGCGCAGTTCCTTCGTTGCCGCGTCGGTAAACGTCACGACGAGAATCTCGGGCGGCGTGAGTGCGCGGCCTGCCGTGCGCGCCTCGTCATCGACATCCGCCTCGCCGCTTGCCGCATTGAGCGCGCCGTGACCCAGTACGAGGCGCACGTACAGCATGGCGATCGTGAAGGTCTTGCCCGTGCCCGCGCTCGCCTCGATCAGGCGGCTGCCATACAGCGGGAAGCGCAGCGGCTCCAGCACGTGTGCGTCCATGGTCCCGAGCGGATTCATGGCGTTTCTCCTGCCTCGCTCGAGGCTCGCTTCGCACGCGACGACGCGTGTGGCGCGCGGCTTACCGGCAGCAGCAGCGTCGTGGCGAGCTTGATGAAATCGTCGTGGGCGACAAGCGCCTCGAAATCGGGGAAGGCCCGGCGCAAATACGCATTCGTCTCGCGCTCACCGGGCGTGCGCCCATGGCCCTCGTAAGCCGCGCGCGCCGCTTCCCAGGCTTCGGCCGGCACCGTGGCGCGCGCGCCGTCGAAGGTGTCCGGCAACTTGCGCAGCCACGCAAATGCGGTCTTCACCGCGAGCGGCAAAGGGCGACGCGCACCATCGTCCGATGCGGCAAGCAAGGCGAGCAGATAGTCGCGCGCAACCTGCGCCTCGAGCGGCACGAACTCCACTACGCCCACCTTGCTCACGATCACCGTGGTCACCGGCCCGGCCGCGATCTGCGCGGCGACGTGCGCGACCCAATAAGGCACGAGACGATCGCTCCGATAGCGTTTGTCCTTCACGAGCGTGCCCGGCTCCAGAATCACGCGGCCAAGTGCGCCGTCCGGGGCCGCGCGCAGATCGTCGAGCCAGTCGTCGAGCGAAACGATGCGGCCTTCCAGCGTCGCATCGAGACGAATTTCGTATTGATGCTCGAGCGGATCGGGCCAGCGCGCGAGCGCCTTGCGATATTCGGCGAAAAGCTCGGGCATGGGCGCAAGCAACTCTTCGCCGATCACCTCGCCAAAGCCACCGGTCGCGAGATCGCCGCTGCGATGCATGCGTTCGAGGCGCGCGAGCGCGGCCGGTTCGAGATCGTCTTCGCCGCGCTCCATCGCCATGACCTGCGCGCGGATCAATTCGTCTTGCAACTGCCACGCCTGCAATGCGTCCACCTCGAAGGGCTCGTGATTTTCGCTCGCCGAATCCGCGCTTTCGAAAGCCACGCGCAGACGCTGCCGGAAGAAGCCGCGCACCGGATCGCGCAGAAAATCGCCTAGCTCGCGAATCGAAAGCGGCTCGTCACGCTCGGGCGGGGCGAGGACTTGCGCGTCGGCTTCAGCCGTAGGCCGCACGTCAGCGGGCTTGCCCCACTCGTGCGCATACGTGTAAAGCGTCGCCTCTTCTGGGCGCGGCGGAAAATAGTCCGGGCTGAACGGCTGCAAGCGATGCTCGATGGTCAACGCTTCGAGCAGCGCGTCCCCGTTGACGGCATCGAAGCCTTCGAGCCGCCAGCCGGCCTTTAGATGATCTCGCAACTGTCCCACCAGTACCGAAGGCGGGCGCGGCGTGTTGTCGGTCACGCTGCGCCCGATCCACGAAACGTGCAGATGGTCGCGCGCCGAGAGCAACGCCTCGAGGAACAGATAACGGTCGTCTTCGCGGCGCGAGCGGTCGCCCGGACGGTAGTCGCGGCGCATGAGGTCGAAGTCGAGGGGCGTACGGCTGCGCGGATAGTCGCCGTCGTTCATGCCGAGCAGGCACACGCGCCGGAACGGAATCGCCCGCATCGGCATGAGCGTGGCGAACGTCACCGCGCCCGCGAAGAAACGTTGCGAGAGGCCGCCGCCTTCGAGCGCCGCGAGCCAGTTCTCCGCGACGATGGCGAGCGGCAAGGTCTCCGTGAGCGCGGCTTCGTCGCAGGCTTCGCGCCACGTTTCGAGCGCGCCGTCGAGGCGATCGAGCGTGTAGGCGTCTTCGTCCTGGGCCGAGAAAAACGCCGCCTTCAACGCACGCAGACGTTCGCACCACACTTGCACCGTGGCCGGTTCGCGCAGCGTGCGCCATGCGTGGTCGAGCGCATCCACGAGGCGCGTGAGCGGGCCGAGCAATGCCGCGTCGAGCCCGCCGATTTCGCTGTACGGCTCGATGCCGCGCCATGCTCCCGCGCGCTCGCCCGCGGCGTAGCCCAGCAGCATGCGCCGCAATCCGAACGCCCAGCTATTGGGCGCGCTCAGTTCGTCGGCCTGAGGGAGCCCGAGGCTCGCGCGCTGGCTCGCGTGCAGACCCCAGCGAATATTCGCGCCATCGATCCAGTTGCGCAACGTGGGCACGTCTTCGACATCGATGCCAAAACGCGCGCGTACGGCCGGCACTTCGAGCAGGTCGAGCACGTCGCTCACCGTGACCCGCGAGTACGGCAGCGAAAGCAGCATTTCCAGCGCGCCGATGAGCGGGTCGAACGCGCGCTGCGCACGGTCGGCCACGCTGAACGGGATACTGCGCGGGTCGTTGCCGTCAAGCAGGCCGAACACGGCCTGGATGTGCGGCGCGTAGACTTCGATGTCGGGCACCATCACGATCACGTCGCGCGGGCGCAACGTGGGGTCCGCCGCAAACGCGGCAAGCAGGCGATCGTGCAGAATCTCCACTTCGCGCTGCGCGCTGTGCGCAACGTG
The nucleotide sequence above comes from Paraburkholderia flagellata. Encoded proteins:
- the recD gene encoding exodeoxyribonuclease V subunit alpha; the encoded protein is MTRRRTKGQDDLTGDLFGNLDMPDVESKTEPGAAHETALQMLGVLDNWVERGWLRTLDAAFARFLWTEAPHSAPLLLLAAALASHQLGRGHVCLDLKATLEDPAFALSLPPDGPQVLAAVPAQPPAEVLAGVTLAQWRAALAAPDLVSEETAVTDAAEGNAPLVLVGTRLYLRRYWQYEQDVREGIERRFTRAAQLEAALPLDIARAALDALFVPRTAETRAAQAPRAADWQKLACALAARSAFSIVTGGPGTGKTTTVVRLLALLQTLALGRGGQGTPAARPLRIRLAAPTGKAAARLNESIAGAVERLPFDALQAHVDAVALRNAIPTVVTTLHRVLGTRPGSRRFRHDAANPLPVDVLVIDEASMVDLEMMAAVLDALPPSARLILLGDKDQLASVEAGAVLGELCDRAREGHYTQASRAWLETATGERIDAAMLDAHGLPLDQAIAMLRESHRFASESGIGALAELVNTGDAVGVAKIWSRGYEDLARLVCPADDDGPLRSLIVDGRVGEQGVAKRQGYRHYLETMRTTRPEPGATPEALSGWAAGVLKAHGAFQLLCALRRGPWGVEGLNRRVARLLHEEGLVDPHGDWYAGRPVLVTHNDYELGLMNGDIGIALDLPVAAGEPPVLRVAFPAGDGSGGVKWVSPSRLQGVETVFALTVHKSQGSEFTHAALVLPDTYSPILTRELVYTGITRARSFLTLALPEGRSVLDRAVLAKVQRASGLMAGLARDAQAA
- the recB gene encoding exodeoxyribonuclease V subunit beta — translated: MNPLGTMDAHVLEPLRFPLYGSRLIEASAGTGKTFTIAMLYVRLVLGHGALNAASGEADVDDEARTAGRALTPPEILVVTFTDAATKELRERIRARLIEAAECFRVEPEDVPEREPGVDLLHDLREDYSPEQWPACARRLQLAAEWMDEAAVSTIHGWCNRMLSEHAFDSDSLFSQTLETDQTELRAEVVRDYWRTFMAPLDARSAAEVRAWFASPDELHDAIRGLLAHADLLPDTCDPDAALADARKRARDELETLKTPWRVWIDEVEALLNAARAAKQFDARKLNVKHSEMWIGKLRNWANDPESAHPGFEDKAAVWTRLTPAGLAEIWVKGEPPEHAAFVAMETLRESLAASPEAKQDLLCHAARWVARRFEEEEARRSQMGFDDLLTRLRAALQRDNGARLAEIIRKQYPVALIDEFQDTDPVQYQIFDAVYRIAEHDTGTAIVLIGDPKQAIYAFRGADIYTYLRARRACEGRLYTLKKNFRSTRAMVEAVNRCFEAAETRPEGSGAFLFRSPDGRENALPFVAADAHGRPEKLVAAGAALPALNVFWMPPAADGKPLSKGAYLAGMAGSCATEMVRLLNLGQELAAGFSGEHGMRPLQPADMAVLVNNRSEAQAIREALAARGVRSVYLSDRDSVYQTPQAEELRYWLAACADPDDGRLVRTALATPTLGLEWAELDRLGHDEIAWESRVLQFREYRECWRRKGVLPMLRRLFNDFHVPQRLLGEAAGAGLNGERALTNLLHLAELLQQASTQLDGEHALIRYLDEQREDESAGGGGDARQLRLESDAGLVQVVTIHKSKGLEYPLVFLPFACAHRAVKPDDVPFKWHDEEGELRVTLEADARVLRQADRERLGEDLRKLYVALTRARYATWVGYGPVPGVEASAFGYLLGGGAAVPAEETEVFLDALRGPCTDIAVSLAPEARRDVLALRDTGAVRGEARTLAHRERERWWIASYSSLKTLETSIGSGVPVEADDARGAPDTRSEDVFLELLDASMPPEDDEAFASAGQAPVAPAHAPMHGFERGADAGTFLHELMEWAANEGFAEIAQDEARVRDMVARRCSMRGWSHWIDTLTAWMLELVRTPLRLPDIEGESVEPVAFAEFEPGAYMAELEFWVTAHAVDTLAIDALVTEFTLGGEARPALDAATLNGMLKGFMDLVFEHEGRYYVADYKSNWLGPDDASYTPAKMRAQILHSRYELQYVLYMFALHRLLKARLPDYDYDRHVGGAVYLFLRGGRAPGQGLHCERPPRELIERLDALFARRNTLDTLEDVA
- the recC gene encoding exodeoxyribonuclease V subunit gamma — its product is MIARELPTGLMLVHGNQPERMRDLIVNWIGQNPVAPLEKEMFLVQSNGIAQWLKLAFAADPEEGGCGIAAAFEMSLPSRFLWQVYRAVLGHDAVPAVSPFDKSRLVWRLMRMLPALLDEPGYEPLKRFMANDADQRKCFQLAQRVADLLDQYQVYRADWLAAWAANEDVLIDARNARVPLPDEARWQAALWRALLADVSAQAQDGIGLRDTGRAAVHEAFMARAQSWQEGDARPKGLPRRLVVFGISSLARQSVEVLAALARWSQVLMCVHNPCMHYWADIVADQDLLRARHARQRRRAGAPDQLDEAQLHLHSQPLLAAWGKQGRDFIGLLDEYDSDEARETYTPHFTRIGQRIDLFDGEDALTLLSQLQDDIRDLRPLGETREHWEPVNVQDDESIRFHVAHSAQREVEILHDRLLAAFAADPTLRPRDVIVMVPDIEVYAPHIQAVFGLLDGNDPRSIPFSVADRAQRAFDPLIGALEMLLSLPYSRVTVSDVLDLLEVPAVRARFGIDVEDVPTLRNWIDGANIRWGLHASQRASLGLPQADELSAPNSWAFGLRRMLLGYAAGERAGAWRGIEPYSEIGGLDAALLGPLTRLVDALDHAWRTLREPATVQVWCERLRALKAAFFSAQDEDAYTLDRLDGALETWREACDEAALTETLPLAIVAENWLAALEGGGLSQRFFAGAVTFATLMPMRAIPFRRVCLLGMNDGDYPRSRTPLDFDLMRRDYRPGDRSRREDDRYLFLEALLSARDHLHVSWIGRSVTDNTPRPPSVLVGQLRDHLKAGWRLEGFDAVNGDALLEALTIEHRLQPFSPDYFPPRPEEATLYTYAHEWGKPADVRPTAEADAQVLAPPERDEPLSIRELGDFLRDPVRGFFRQRLRVAFESADSASENHEPFEVDALQAWQLQDELIRAQVMAMERGEDDLEPAALARLERMHRSGDLATGGFGEVIGEELLAPMPELFAEYRKALARWPDPLEHQYEIRLDATLEGRIVSLDDWLDDLRAAPDGALGRVILEPGTLVKDKRYRSDRLVPYWVAHVAAQIAAGPVTTVIVSKVGVVEFVPLEAQVARDYLLALLAASDDGARRPLPLAVKTAFAWLRKLPDTFDGARATVPAEAWEAARAAYEGHGRTPGERETNAYLRRAFPDFEALVAHDDFIKLATTLLLPVSRAPHASSRAKRASSEAGETP